The nucleotide window GGACGTCATCGGCGAGGACTCCTCGAAGGTGGTCCGGGACGTGCTCTCGGGCGAGCGGGACGCGATCCCCGGCGACGGCGACGAGGCGAACGCGACGATGGAGTCGGATTCGGCCGCGGACGCGGACGACTCCCGGCTGAACCTCGCGGCCGCGGAGGACGACCTCGGGCTCGGCGGTTCTGACGAGGACGAGCAGGCCGACGACGTCGCCGCCGACGAGGCAGACGACGTGACCGACGACGACGCGTCGGCCGACGACGACGCCATCGCGGAGGCGGTCGGCGGATCTGGCGTCGACTCCATCACCGAACCCGTTGAGCCGCCGGCGGACGAGTCCGATACCGACGCGGAGTCCAGCGTGGCCGACGACGAGGACCTCGGGATCGATGACCCCCTCGCCGACGCCGACGATGCGGACGCCTCGTTCGACGAGGAACCGTCCACCGACGTGGACGGGAGCGACGTCGACACCGAGGTCGACGACGACGTGAACGTCGGCGAACCCGTCGCGGCCGGAGGGGCCGCCGGCGGCGTCGCCGCTGCGCTCGCGGCCGAACTCCGCGCAGGCGACGTGTCCGACGAGGACCGGGAACTGCTGAAGCGCGAACTCGAACTCGATCACTCGACGAGCGTGGACGCCAGGGTGTCCCGGCTCCAGTCGAAGGTCGAGGACCTCGGCGCGTACACCGACGCGCTCGAGGAGTTCATCGACGAGAACGGCACGGCGGACGAACTCGTCGAGGGGCTGCGCGCCGACGTGACCGAGGTCCGCGAGGCGCTCGACGCTGTCGAGGCCGACGTCGCGGACGCCGAGGAGGAGCGGTCGGACCTCTCCGACGACGTCGCGGACGTCCGCGCGACCGTCGAGAACGTCACCGACGAGGTGACGGAGCGTGCCGAGGAGCTGGAGGCGTCGGTCGCCGAGGTCCGCTCGGAGGTCGACGATCTGGCCGACGAGGTGGCCGAGGAGGACGACGCCGTCGCGGAGGTCCGCGACGGGATGGCGGACGTCGAGGACGAACTCGAGTCGATCTCGGCGATGCTCGACGACGAGGTCGGCGAGCTCCGAGCGGAACTCGCCGAAGTACGGACCGAACTCGAGGAGTTCGAGGAGTTCCGCGACCGGCTCTCCTCGGTGTTCGGCCCCGGCGGTGCCGCCGCTGCCGGCGGCGACGGCGCGGACGACGCGAACGAAGACGCGGAATAACGCCCGAAGCGCGCCGTTTTTGACGCGGGAACCCGTGGCGTCGACAATGACAGGGACGGTAGCCGTGGCGGTACCGCGGAAGGGGAGGCCGCTGGAGGCCGCGCTCGAACGCCTCGCAGCCGTCGGCGGTTCGGACGGCGCCGCGCTCGCCGACGACGTCTCCTCGACGCTCCGCTACGAGAAGGCCGTCACGAAGGGGCGCCAGTCGCCCGACGACCGGGTGTACGACCGCCTCGCCGACTACAGCGAACCGCACGGCGACGGCGCGGAGTACACGCTCGTCCGTGACGACCGCGAGGCACACCCGCGCCGGGTCGTCTTCGACAGCGCCCGGGTGACCGTCGACGGGACAGAGGTGCTGCTCGTCGGCCGCGAGGAGCCGTTCCGGGCGCTCCGGACGCACGAGTTCGCGCTCGGCTTCGACTCGGCGGACCTCGTACTCGAGGAGGTCGTTGGCCTCCGTCCCGAGGGGCTGTCCGAACTCGGGGACGTGAACGCGCGAATCGACCCCCGCGACACGGACGTTCGCGTCGCGACGGGGCTCGGGGACACGGTCCGACACACCCTGATGGCGCGGCCCGAGACGCTCCCGCCCGGCGCCGACCTGGACCGCTCGTTCGTCGCGGACTACGAGGGGCGGCTCTGCATCTCGCCCCGCTACGAACGGCTCGTCGAGGCCGTCCTCGGGACGGACGCACTCGACGGGGTCGAGTTCGTCTACCCCGAACCGGGGGTCGAAGAGGAGGCCGCCATCGCCGACACCGGGCTCGGCGTGTACCTCACCGTCACCGGCGGCACCGCGCGCGAACACGGGCTCGTCCTCGGCACGGACCTGTTCCCGAGCGAGACCGTGCTGCTGGAGAACGAGGCCGAGTCGACCGCCGCGACCGACGACCTCGAGGCGCTGCTCGGCCGCGGCGTCGAGACGGCGATCCGGGCCGACTGAGCGACGGCGGGTCCGACACCACGAGTGCCGAAGGGTGCGGTCGGTTTCCGATGGATCGTGATTCGTTGGCAGCCACAACCGTTTCACGGCGCCACGCCGAACGTTCGCGACGATGGTGGATATCGGACCCACGGGTGGGTACGGCCGGGCTCGCGTCGGCTGGTGGGCGTTCGTCCTGATCCTCGCCGGTGCGGCGGCGTTCATCGCCCACTCGTTCGTCGGCATCCTCGTACTGGGCGTGTTCGGCTACTACGCCACGCGCCCGATCTGCCGCCGACTCGCGACCTACGTCGACTCGGACAGTCTCGCCGCCGGGTTGACCGTCACGCTGGTCCTGCTCCCGGTCGTCCTCGTCCTGTTCTACGCCGGTTTCCAACTCCTCCAGCAGGCCCAGCAACTCCTCGGCGGGGGTGCGGGAATTCCGCTCCTCGGCGAGCACCTCGGCGCGCTCTCGGACGAGCAACGCCGAACGCTCCGGACGGCCCTGGAGAACCCGAGCCAACTCGTCACCAACCCGCGCCAGACGTTCCAGAGGGTGCTGGAGGCGGGCCTGGCCGCGACGTCGGTCGTCGCCGGGGCGCTGTTGCTCCTCTCGCTCTCGGTGACGCTGTCCTTCTTCCTCCTGAAGAACGACGACGCGCTGTCCGACGGGCTCCGCCAGTTGTTCGGCGGACGGGACACGACCGCCCACGCCTACGCCTCGGCCGTCGACGGTGACCTCGAATCCGTGTTCTTCGGCAACATGCTGTTCGTCGCCACCATGGCCGTGGTCGCGACGGCGGTCTACTGGGGAACGAACCTCGTCGCACCCGAGGGCATCGCGGTCCCGATGGTACTGGTACTCGGGTTCCTGACCGGTGTCGCCAGCCTGATCCCCATCGTCGTCGGGAAGGTCGTCTACCTGCCGGTCGTGGGCTACCTCGGCCTCCAGGCGATGGGGAGTGGGGGCGGCTTCGCGTTCGTCGGCGGCGTGCTCGTCGTCTACTTCCTGGTTCTCGACATCCTCCCGCAGACGTTCCTCCAGCCGTACATCACGGGCCGCCAGATCGACCCGATGATCCTGCTGTTCGGCTACATCCTCGGCCCGATCCTGTTCGGCTGGTACGGCTTCTTCCTCATGCCGATCGTGTTCGTCGTCATCCTCGAGGCCGTCCGCATCGTCCTCCCCGAACTCGTCAGGGGGGAGCGGTTGACGCCGACCGTCTCGATGGGCGAGTCGGTGGGGGCCAGCCTCTCCTCCAGCGGTGAGCCGACGAACGACGACGGTTCGTCCGAGGAGGACGTCTCGGGCGGACAGACCGAGGAGGAACGGGCAGGGGACGCCGCCTGAACGGACCCCACAGCCGAGCCCGATCGGTGCCCCATCGTGCCCGGTATGACTCCCCTCCCGCCCGTCGGGAATCTAATTTGGTCGGACCGAGGAATATGGAGCGCACGTTGACATTTATTCGCTATCAACACCGTTAACCCAACCAGCGTGGAGGATAACCCACCGTATGACTGACGAACCAGACGAGCGGACAGTAATAGTAACTGGCTCGAGCAAGGGGATCGGTAAACACGTCGCGAAGCGGTTCGCGGACGACGGTGCGAACGTCGTGGTCTGTTCGCGGTCGCTGGGCGACTGTGAACGGGTGGTCGAGGAGATCGAATCGGAGGGCGGATCCGCGCACGCAGTCGAAGTCGACGTTCGCTCCAAGCAGTCGGTCGACAACCTGATCGACGAGGCCGTCGATCGGTTCGGTCGGCTCGACGTGATGGTGAACAACGCCGGCATCAACATCCGCGGCCCCGCGGAGGAGATCTCGCCCGAGGACTGGCAGCAGGTCGTCGACGTGAACCTGACCGGCGTCTTCTTCGGCGCCCAGGCGGCCGGCAGGCAGATGATCGAGCAGGGCGACGGCGGGAGCATCGTCAACATCTCCAGCATGATGGGCAGTGCGGGACAGCAGGACCGGACGCCGTACAACACGACGAAGGGCGGCGTGAACAACCTCACGCGCTGTCTCGCCGTCGAGTGGGCCGAACACGACATCCATGTGAACGCCCTGGCGCCCGGGTACATCGAGACCGAGATGGTCGAACAGGCCCAGGAGGACACCGGGTTCGACAAACAGGACATCAGGGACAGGACGCCGCTCGATCGGTTCGGAACCCTCAACGAGGTCGCGAACTGCGTCACGTTCCTCGCCTCCGGTGACAACTTCGTCACCGGGGAAGTGCTCACCGCGGACGGCGGCTGGATGGCCTTCGGCTGGGGCTGTAAGGACGACTGACACACCCGACCGCCGACCTCGCGGCTGGCCGACGCGGCAGTCGTGGCTTCGGGAGCGTTCGTATTCGCAGTATCTCAAAAACGGATCGGGGTCACCTGCTGAAACGGCGAACGAGTTCGGCACAACGCGTTCTCGGAGAACACGCGATCTCGAAGCACGAGCAGGTGATCTATTTTCAGCCGAGCAGGACTCTATCTACAGAACACGGGCTATCGCATATATACGGGATTTCTCTACGTATGGCTCTCGTTGGTTCTGACTCACGGACCTCCTAACCGCCATCTCTGTTGACATTACCCATCCTCCGAACTACACGAAGTTGAGATTGTGACTCTCAGTGTGTACGCTATGTTCGAATATAAGTCGTTGAACCACTTCATCATTACAAAAGCGTTATTTTTGCTCTAATAGTAGGGCTATCGATGGGAATCTTCGTGCTCGCAGCGGTATCGGGGGCCAGTATCGCACAATACACTGTGCC belongs to Halorarum halophilum and includes:
- a CDS encoding coiled-coil domain-containing protein → MNQGSDIDDTVVVQGDGVTVEKRFAADEFPVPAVSFTLRTERDDPAEFRLVDDIPEDFPMDRVGFHPEYESEHWTAYQDHRVEYRRRLEPGEEVTTVYGIRTDDPSRGEEFLGEPSIEEVAEDADPVGDVADVIGEDSSKVVRDVLSGERDAIPGDGDEANATMESDSAADADDSRLNLAAAEDDLGLGGSDEDEQADDVAADEADDVTDDDASADDDAIAEAVGGSGVDSITEPVEPPADESDTDAESSVADDEDLGIDDPLADADDADASFDEEPSTDVDGSDVDTEVDDDVNVGEPVAAGGAAGGVAAALAAELRAGDVSDEDRELLKRELELDHSTSVDARVSRLQSKVEDLGAYTDALEEFIDENGTADELVEGLRADVTEVREALDAVEADVADAEEERSDLSDDVADVRATVENVTDEVTERAEELEASVAEVRSEVDDLADEVAEEDDAVAEVRDGMADVEDELESISAMLDDEVGELRAELAEVRTELEEFEEFRDRLSSVFGPGGAAAAGGDGADDANEDAE
- a CDS encoding AI-2E family transporter, coding for MVDIGPTGGYGRARVGWWAFVLILAGAAAFIAHSFVGILVLGVFGYYATRPICRRLATYVDSDSLAAGLTVTLVLLPVVLVLFYAGFQLLQQAQQLLGGGAGIPLLGEHLGALSDEQRRTLRTALENPSQLVTNPRQTFQRVLEAGLAATSVVAGALLLLSLSVTLSFFLLKNDDALSDGLRQLFGGRDTTAHAYASAVDGDLESVFFGNMLFVATMAVVATAVYWGTNLVAPEGIAVPMVLVLGFLTGVASLIPIVVGKVVYLPVVGYLGLQAMGSGGGFAFVGGVLVVYFLVLDILPQTFLQPYITGRQIDPMILLFGYILGPILFGWYGFFLMPIVFVVILEAVRIVLPELVRGERLTPTVSMGESVGASLSSSGEPTNDDGSSEEDVSGGQTEEERAGDAA
- a CDS encoding SDR family NAD(P)-dependent oxidoreductase: MTDEPDERTVIVTGSSKGIGKHVAKRFADDGANVVVCSRSLGDCERVVEEIESEGGSAHAVEVDVRSKQSVDNLIDEAVDRFGRLDVMVNNAGINIRGPAEEISPEDWQQVVDVNLTGVFFGAQAAGRQMIEQGDGGSIVNISSMMGSAGQQDRTPYNTTKGGVNNLTRCLAVEWAEHDIHVNALAPGYIETEMVEQAQEDTGFDKQDIRDRTPLDRFGTLNEVANCVTFLASGDNFVTGEVLTADGGWMAFGWGCKDD